The Natrinema pellirubrum DSM 15624 region GTTGGCCGCCCTCGATGACGATGCCTGTCGGGCCATCCTCGAGGTGACGACCGAGGAGGCACTGACCGCGACGGAACTCTCCGACCGCTGTGACATCCCGATGTCGACCGCCTACCGGAAGGTCGAACTGCTGACCGACGCCGACCTGGTCGAGGAGCAGGTCCGGATCAACACCTCGGGCAAGCACGCGACCGAATACGCCACGAACTTCGACGACGTCCACGTCTCCGTCGGCGACGACGGGTTCGAGATCGAACTGACCAAACCGGAGAGCGACGCCGAGGCCGGGTCGAGCTACGGCTCGCCCGCGGTCGCCGATGACTGAACCGGGCGCGTTCGCCGTCTTCGGATCGATTGTAGTGGATCCCGCTCGAGTCGACACCGTTCGTCGATAGATTCCTTCTCGTCGCATCGTTGCCGTCGTCTACTGCTCGGATCGGACGACAGCAGTCGGTAGGGCGACCGATATCACTCCGGACACGCCGTCTCGACCGCGAAAAAACGAACCCGACCTGACCGCTCAGTCGTCGCTCGAGACCGCCGCACCGCCCTCCCCGCTGACGCCGGTGCCGGGGCCGAGGTCGATGCCGAGTTCGTCGAGTTTCTCGTCGGGGACGACCCCGTCGACCCAGCCGCGGTGGTCGTAGTACTCTTCTTTCATCTCCTCGAGTTCGCAGTACTCGCCCTCGCTTGCGCCCTGGCCGCGGATGCCGTCCTCGAGGAAGCGCACGGGCAGGGAGTCGTCGGCGCCGTCGAAGCCGTTGAGGTTGTTGTAGTAGCGCTCTAAGTTGTAGATGCGCTCGCCGGCCTCGAGCAGTTCCTCCTCGCCGACGTCGCGGCCGGTCATCCCGTTGTACTGCAGGACGTACTCCTCGATGCCCTCCGCGAAGGCGTTGAACTTGCAGATGTCGAAGGAGTCGCTGATGGCGTGGAGGTCCTGGAACTGGGCGGTGAGTTCGCCCTTGCCCTCGTACTCGTAGGGGTCGACCTTCTCGGGGATCCCGAGGATTTCGGCTGCGGGGGTGTACCCGCGCAGATGGCAGGCCCCGCGGTTCGAGGTGGCGTAGCCGATGCCCATCCCCTTCATGCAGCGCGGGTCGTAGGCCGCGATGGTCTGGCCTTTGACCGCCAGCGAGTTGTCGTGGGCGTCTTTCGCGTCGGCGACGCGCTTTGGACCTTCCGCCAGCAGGTCGCCGAGGTCGTCCTCGCGGTGGGCGATGCGCTCGATCATGTCGATCATGGTTTCGGTGTCGCCCCACTCGAGTTCGCCGACGCCCTCGAGTTTGCCCTCCTCGGTCATCTCCATGGCCATCGCCATCATGTTGCCCGCGTCGATGGTGTCGATGCCCATGTCGTTACAGCGCTCGAGCATGAGCGCGATCTTGTCGCGGTCGGTGTGGCCGGAGTTGGGGCCGAGCGCGTAGGCCGACTCGTACTCGTAGGACTCGGTGCGGACGTTCATCTCCTCGCCCTTGTGCATCGTCGTCACCTCGACTTCCTTCTTGCAGGCGACGGGACAGGAGTGACACGTCGGCTCGTCGACGAGGATGTTCTCGCGGACGTTCTCGCCGGAGACCCGTTCAGCGTCGATGTCGACGCCCTCGGCCTCGCGCATGCTCTTGGTCGAGGTGTATTTCCCGTTCTTGGTCGGGAGGCCGTCCATCTCCTCGCCGATGTTCATCAGGACGTTGGTGCCGTACATCGAGAGACCGCCCTCGTTGGGCGCGGTGACCTCCGATTCCTGAATGGCCTGCATGGCCTGCTGGTGGCCCTCCTTGAACGTCTCCGGGTCGGCCGGCTTCGGCATCTTCGTCGAGGACTTGACGACGACTGCCTTGAGGTTCTTCGACCCCATGACACAGCCGGTGCCGCCGCGGCCGGAGGCCCGGTCGTCCTCGTTCATAATGGAGGCGTACTTGATGCCGTTCTCGCCGCCGGGGCCGATCCCCATGATCGAGAGGTTCTTGCCGTAGGACCCCTCGACTTCCTCCTCGATGGCATCGCGCGTGTCGTGGAAGCCCTCGCCCCAGAGGTGGGAGGCGTCGCGCAGTTCGACTTCGCCG contains the following coding sequences:
- a CDS encoding aldehyde ferredoxin oxidoreductase family protein, whose product is MTELGGFQDRVARIDLSDGEVAYESIDDEDAKQYIGARGLGVKYVFDQGPDVDPLGPDNLLAFMNGPLSGTQVTMSGRIAICTKSPLTGTVTDSHHGGWSGARLKWSGFDGLCFEGEADEPVYAFVEDGEVELRDASHLWGEGFHDTRDAIEEEVEGSYGKNLSIMGIGPGGENGIKYASIMNEDDRASGRGGTGCVMGSKNLKAVVVKSSTKMPKPADPETFKEGHQQAMQAIQESEVTAPNEGGLSMYGTNVLMNIGEEMDGLPTKNGKYTSTKSMREAEGVDIDAERVSGENVRENILVDEPTCHSCPVACKKEVEVTTMHKGEEMNVRTESYEYESAYALGPNSGHTDRDKIALMLERCNDMGIDTIDAGNMMAMAMEMTEEGKLEGVGELEWGDTETMIDMIERIAHREDDLGDLLAEGPKRVADAKDAHDNSLAVKGQTIAAYDPRCMKGMGIGYATSNRGACHLRGYTPAAEILGIPEKVDPYEYEGKGELTAQFQDLHAISDSFDICKFNAFAEGIEEYVLQYNGMTGRDVGEEELLEAGERIYNLERYYNNLNGFDGADDSLPVRFLEDGIRGQGASEGEYCELEEMKEEYYDHRGWVDGVVPDEKLDELGIDLGPGTGVSGEGGAAVSSDD
- a CDS encoding winged helix-turn-helix domain-containing protein, with product MSATNSDARKRGWHRDETVDTQAVLAALDDDACRAILEVTTEEALTATELSDRCDIPMSTAYRKVELLTDADLVEEQVRINTSGKHATEYATNFDDVHVSVGDDGFEIELTKPESDAEAGSSYGSPAVADD